In Piliocolobus tephrosceles isolate RC106 chromosome 6, ASM277652v3, whole genome shotgun sequence, the following are encoded in one genomic region:
- the TNFAIP8L3 gene encoding tumor necrosis factor alpha-induced protein 8-like protein 3: MDSDSGEQSEGEPVTAAGPDVFSSKSLALQAQKKILSKIASKTVANMLIDDTSSEIFDELYKVTKEHTHNKKEAHKIMKDLIKVAIKIGILYRNNQFSQEELVIVEKFRKKLNQTAMTIVSFYEVEYTFDRNVLSNLLHECKDLVHELVQRHLTPRTHGRINHVFNHFANVEFLSTLYSLDGDCRPNLKRICEGINKLLDEKVL, translated from the coding sequence GTCCTGATGTTTTTAGTTCAAAGAGTCTTGCTCTTCAAGCCCAGAAGAAGATTCTGAGCAAAATAGCCAGCAAAACTGTGGCCAACATGTTGATTGATGACACCAGCAGTGAGATCTTTGATGAGCTCTACAAAGTGACCAAAGAGCACACTCACAACAAGAAGGAAGCCCACAAGATCATGAAAGACTTAATCAAGGTGGCGATCAAAATCGGGATCCTCTACCGAAACAACCAGTTTAGCCAAGAGGAGCTTGTTATTGTGGAGAAGTTCCGGAAGAAGCTGAACCAGACCGCCATGACCATCGTCAGCTTCTATGAGGTGGAATACACCTTCGATAGGAACGTGCTCTCCAATCTCCTGCATGAGTGCAAGGACCTGGTACATGAACTGGTGCAGCGGCACCTGACGCCCAGGACCCACGGGCGCATCAACCACGTCTTTAACCACTTCGCCAATGTGGAGTTCCTCTCTACCCTTTATAGTCTGGATGGAGACTGTAGACCCAACCTCAAGAGGATTTGTGAAGGAATCAATAAGTTGCTAGATGAGAAAGTCCTTTAA